A region of the Pricia mediterranea genome:
AAGCTACGCATTTTTCGTACGTGCGCTCGTCGCCCATGACCCCAACACTATCTACGGGCAAAAGCATGGCCCCGGCCTGCCACACCTCATCGTATAACCCCCAATCGCGGAGGCCTTTGATGAAAATATAGTCCACCTCCTGAAGGATCGCCACTTTTTCACGGGTGATATCGCCTAGAATGCGGATGGCGAGTCCGGGTCCCGGAAACGGATGTCTTCCTAGGCGTTCGTCGCCAATGGCCATACTCTTTCCTACCCTTCTGACCTCATCCTTGAACAACATCTTTAACGGCTCGACCACCTTTAATTTCATAAAGTCGGGCAAGCCACCAACGTTGTGATGACTTTTTATGGTGGCGGACGGCCCACCGGTAACGGAAACGGATTCGATGACATCGGGATAAATAGTGCCCTGTGCCAACCATTTGACGTCATCGACCAGATGCGCCTCATCGTCGAAGACCTCGATAAAGACCCGTCCGATAATCTTGCGTTTTTTTTCGGGGTCGCTCTCGCCGTTCAGCGCACTCAAAAAACGTTCAGAAGCATCTACTCCCTTGACGTTTAATCCCATATCATGGTATTGTTCAAGGACTTCTTCAAACTCATTTTTTCGCAATAATCCGTTGTTCACGAAAATACAGTACAAGTTTTTACCGATAGCCTTATGCAGCAAAACGGCCGCAACGGTGGAGTCCACACCGCCTGAAAGTCCCAATATCACCTTATCGGTTCCAATTCGCTGTTTTAGTTCGGCCACGGTGACATCGACAAAGGTGTCCGGGGTCCAGGTCTGTTCCAACCCCGCAATTTTCACCAAAAAGTTTTCGAGCAGTTTTTTCCCGTCCTTCGTATGGTAAACCTCTGGATGAAATTGTATGCCGTAAGTACTCTCATTATCAAATTTGTACGCTGCATATTCTACGTCTTGGGTGCTGGCCAGGACACTGGTGTTTTTCGGAAGGTCCTTTATGGTGTCGCTATGGCTCATCCACACCTGGCTCCCCTCGGAAATGGACTCAAAAAACGGATCTTCGGAATTTATATAGGATAAATTGGCTCGTCCGTATTCCCTGGTGTTGGACTTCGCCACGCTTCCCCCGTTAAAGTGTACCAAATACTGTGCCCCGTAGCATACGGCAAGCAGGGGCTTATGCCCCTTGATTCGGGATAGATCTGGATGTGGCGCATCTTCGGCCCGCACCGAAAAAGGGGAACCGGAAAGTATGACCGCCTTAAAGCTCGAAAGGTCTTCGGGCAGCTTGTTATAGGGTTTTATCTCGCAGAAAATGTTTAACTCGCGAACGCGCCGGGCGATAAGCTGGGTATACTGCGAACCGAAATCAAGAATCAGAACGTTATTTTGCATGCGCAAAAATAGGGAATTACGAATTTTAGGGAAGAATCTTCGCCCATATTTATGATCAGGTTTTTAACAAGTCGGAAAAGAGCACCCGGGAGTACCCGGTAAAATTACGGTAAACAGGGATCACACTACCAAAAATCTGATAGCATAATCCGGACTTCCCGTTATAAATCCGCTTTGGAACCTGTTTTTCATCGACAACTTCCAATAAAATGTAAATATAAACTATTTATTTATGTAATATAATATAAACTACTGGTAAACAAAAACAAAAGCCGTTTCCTACAAAGTGTTAAAAGCTAGTATTCGCTCTTCGATTTTTGTAATATGCCCTTAGATTTTCCATTCAGAACCGGTAAGAAGGCCGGCCCTACGAAAAACGGATCCTAGGGAACGAAACGGGAAGAACTACGGACCAACGGAAACCTGCAGACGAAAACGGGATGGAGAAATCCTAATAAAAGAAGGATACAAAAACTGGAGGGGAATTGGTTAATGGGAACCGGTTGGACGGAAAAAAATGGTCCTGTCGGCAGAGCTGGAATAGACTTTAAGGCTTGCGGGTCGAAGAATGAAAGGAATTTGAAGAGCATCTAAAAAAACAAAAGTCCGGGCTACCAAACCCGGACTTTTCATCAAAATCAAAAAACCAACCTAAACACATGAACTTATTAAAGCTTTTTCATGGCGATTTAACTATATAACAACCAAGTGTTCGCTTACCCTACTCCAAAAATTGATTTTTTAATTTTTAGGGAGCTTTATTAAATCCCCGATAGTGTCAAGAGGAGATCGCGGGTAAAACGTCGGTAGTGCTTTCGTTGAAAAAAGTAAAGGGCATGTCCCCACATACCCTTTACCATACTATAAGTGCTTTGCTAACAAAGCACCTAACCTACTTATGAGATACAAACATAGACACAGGGCTCCGTTTATTTTGACCCAAAAAACAAGTAGTTTAACCATATCGATTTGCAGCGCCGATCGTTTTATACCGGTTTTAGGTTTCGGGCTAAAATTCCAATGTTACCAGCTAAAGCCTTAGATTGTTTTCCACTATTTTGTAGCATAGTCGGGTGATTAATATATCCTACCGATGATGACCTTAAATTGAGCCCTATGCGATCAAAAAAACTATTGGTACCCGTAGATTTCAGTAAAGTTTCTAAAAACACCGTGGCTTTCGCCCTTGATCTGGCCAAATTGTGGAACGCCAAGATTCTTTTTGTCCATGGGTTCCGGGTGGCATTTGCCACCTACGAGCGGCCATCGATGTCCCCTACTGTAGAACCGATCTCGACTAGCGGACCTTCGGAAGAAGAGTTAAGCCGGGAAAAACTTTCCAATTTTCTTGGAACCTTTCCACACCTCGATGCCGTAGCGCATTCCGATATTGTGGGCCTGGGTCCTGCTGTCAACATTATTGAACAGACTGCCGACAACGAAAATGTCGACCTGGTTGTCATGGGCACCACCGGCGCCAGTGAGGTAGAGGGGTTTTTTATCGGGACGAACAGCGAGAAGGTCAGCCGTAAATCGCCATGTCCTGTATTGGTAATACCCGTTGATTTTAAAAAGCATACCATCAAAACCGTCTGTCTTGCGTTGGACGATCCCAACAACAATGATGTGCCACTGAAAATTTTAATTGACCTACTTTCGGCATTCAATGCCAAACTGAGAATTGTTCATATTTCCACCAACGACGAGACCGCGTTCAGCAAAGAAAAGGTGCTACAGCGCTATCAAGAGCCACTGTCAAGGATTGAACATTCCTTTCATGTTTTTTACAACGAAAATCCGCAGGAGGGCCTGAAGGAGTTTCTCGATAAGTATCCCATCGACCTTATGGCCTTGATGTATCGGCAACACAGTTTTCTCGAGCGATTGTTTCAACCGGGAACACGAAAGAAGATGGTATTCAAAACCGAAATTCCGCTACTTGTTCTAAAATAAGAAAACTTCAAGTAAAGGAATGAGTATCCCTATAGAAGCCGCGTTGAATGCGCTATTCCCCCTGATAGCATTCCAAGGCATCTCTTGGTTGACGAGAAAAGGGTTCTGCCTCCAATTTTGCGGACAATCAAGAACCTCGCCAACCGTTGAAGCGGCCCGCTAACGGAAAGAGGACGGAAGAAAGACAAATACTCTTCTTAACATTCTAAAGGGAAGGCCAATGCCCAAAGACACACTTTAGTCCTCGGCAATCTTCATTACTTCGTCCTTTTGTCAAATTAAATGTCATACCCCCCACAGGACACAAGACGTAGTGCTATTTTCGATGCCATTTGTTTTCGAACCACCGAACGGCCACTTGTAGATAAACCGTAGCCACAAAAATCGGTAGCGCATTTCTCAAGGTACGAATGGCATTCAGCATGTTTTTGCCATAGGGGCGTTCCGAGAGGTCGATATGCCGGAACAGCTGATCGTTATAATGGGCAAAAATGAGGAAGGCCACGGTCAGGTAGGCATAGTTGAACCAAAAGAAAAAATTACGTTTTTCAGTCCATTTGTAATACACGGCGATAGTTGCAGTAATCAGCCAGC
Encoded here:
- a CDS encoding universal stress protein, which translates into the protein MRSKKLLVPVDFSKVSKNTVAFALDLAKLWNAKILFVHGFRVAFATYERPSMSPTVEPISTSGPSEEELSREKLSNFLGTFPHLDAVAHSDIVGLGPAVNIIEQTADNENVDLVVMGTTGASEVEGFFIGTNSEKVSRKSPCPVLVIPVDFKKHTIKTVCLALDDPNNNDVPLKILIDLLSAFNAKLRIVHISTNDETAFSKEKVLQRYQEPLSRIEHSFHVFYNENPQEGLKEFLDKYPIDLMALMYRQHSFLERLFQPGTRKKMVFKTEIPLLVLK
- the guaA gene encoding glutamine-hydrolyzing GMP synthase codes for the protein MQNNVLILDFGSQYTQLIARRVRELNIFCEIKPYNKLPEDLSSFKAVILSGSPFSVRAEDAPHPDLSRIKGHKPLLAVCYGAQYLVHFNGGSVAKSNTREYGRANLSYINSEDPFFESISEGSQVWMSHSDTIKDLPKNTSVLASTQDVEYAAYKFDNESTYGIQFHPEVYHTKDGKKLLENFLVKIAGLEQTWTPDTFVDVTVAELKQRIGTDKVILGLSGGVDSTVAAVLLHKAIGKNLYCIFVNNGLLRKNEFEEVLEQYHDMGLNVKGVDASERFLSALNGESDPEKKRKIIGRVFIEVFDDEAHLVDDVKWLAQGTIYPDVIESVSVTGGPSATIKSHHNVGGLPDFMKLKVVEPLKMLFKDEVRRVGKSMAIGDERLGRHPFPGPGLAIRILGDITREKVAILQEVDYIFIKGLRDWGLYDEVWQAGAMLLPVDSVGVMGDERTYEKCVALRAVESTDGMTADWVNLPYEFLQKVSNDIINKVPGVNRVVYDISSKPPATIEWE